The following proteins come from a genomic window of Dermacentor albipictus isolate Rhodes 1998 colony chromosome 8, USDA_Dalb.pri_finalv2, whole genome shotgun sequence:
- the not gene encoding ubiquitin carboxyl-terminal hydrolase 22 isoform X1 has product MSRRRREPAPVLASPVSCPTAGPLCRRPKMSAHGCPHLTTLKETKGTQAYGLIHSYFVCCVSKEARVKKAQLCSCHTCHARGPRLHACLQCVYFGCYGNRHIHEHARANQHLLAVDISYGVVYCFTCADYVYDRELEAMARKHRRRCARLLGLQEYYQHWEPSNFELDLLRRNPRRKRIANNSYIGLRGLINLGNTCFMNCIVQALTHTPLLRDYFLADRHVCQFRDDPSMCLVCEMSRLFQEFYCGKSSPHIPYRLLHLVWTHARHLAGYEQQDAHEFFIATLDVLHRHCKGTNGMSTTNPHHCNCIIDQIFTGGLQSDVVCQSCKGVSTTIDPFWDISLDLGPSSHQQQHNSSPEAEDSEPTSLLDCLERFTRPEHLGSSAKIRCGRCESYQESTKQLTMKQLPVVCSFHLKRFEHSSRFHKKISSLISFPQYLDMSPFMSGPRAPSSSSSPSKGARDTSSSSPANPAPQPCHDNKYCLFAVVNHSGTIETGHYTAYVRQHRDHWFKCDDHLITRASLQDVLDSEGYLLFYHKQILEYE; this is encoded by the exons ATGAGCCGGCGACGCCGGGAACCCGCTCCTGTTCTCGCTTCTCCAGTGAG CTGTCCGACCGCAGGGCCGCTCTGTCGGCGACCAAAAATGAGCGCACATGGCTGTCCGCATTTGACAACTCTCAAGGAAACCAAGGGCACTCAAGCGTACGGGCTCATCCACTCTTATTTCGTCTGCTGCGTGTCGAAGGAAGCCCGTGTGAAAAAG GCCCAACTCTGCAGTTGTCACACTTGCCATGCAAGAGGTCCTCGGCTTCATGCATGTCTCCAGTGTGTGTACTTTGGCTGCTACGGGAACCGGCATATTCACGAGCATGCTCGGGCCAACCAGCATCTATTAG CTGTTGACATTTCGTATGGAGTGGTATACTGCTTCACATGTGCCGACTATGTGTACGATCGTGAACTTGAAGCCATGGCCCGTAAACATCGGCGTCGTTGCGCCAGGCTACTTG GTCTCCAAGAGTATTACCAGCACTGGGAACCCAGCAACTTCGAGTTGGACCTGCTTCGCCGGAATCCACGGAGAAAGCGCATCGCTAACAACTCCTACATAG GCCTGCGGGGGCTGATCAACCTTGGCAACACGTGCTTCATGAACTGCATTGTGCAAGCTCTGACGCACACCCCACTGCTGCGAGATTACTTCCTTGCTGACCGGCACGTCTGCCAGTTCCGCGATGACCCTTCCATGTGTCTTGTCTGTGAAATGTCAAGGCTTTTCCAAGAG TTCTACTGTGGCAAGTCAAGCCCCCACATTCCGTACCGGCTTCTCCATTTGGTCTGGACACATGCACGCCACTTGGCTGGTTACGAACAGCAAGATGCTCACGAGTTCTTCATCGCCACACTAGATGTGCTTCACCGGCATTGCAAAG GCACCAATGGGATGTCCACTACCAATCCTCACCACTGCAACTGTATCATTGATCAGATCTTCACAGGAGGGCTGCAGTCAGATGTGGTGTGCCAGTCCTGCAA GGGTGTGTCCACAACCATTGACCCATTCTGGGACATCTCCCTAGACTTGGGACCCAGTAGCCACCAGCAGCAGCACAATTCTTCCCCAG AGGCAGAAGATTCAGAACCAACTTCTCTTTTGGACTGTCTAGAAAG GTTCACCCGTCCCGAGCACCTGGGCAGTTCTGCGAAGATCCGGTGTGGGCGGTGCGAGAGCTACCAGGAGTCGACCAAGCAGCTTACCATGAAGCAGCTGCCCGTGGTGTGCAGCTTTCACCTGAAGCGCTTTGAGCACTCGTCGCGCTTCCACAAGAAGATCTCCTCGCTCATCAGCTTCCCCCAGTACCTGGACATGAGCCCTTTCATGTCAGGCCCCAGggcaccatcatcatcgtcatcaccctCCAAAGGGGCACGGGACACGTCTTCTTCGAGCCCAGCCAATCCAGCTCCTCAGCCCTGCCACGACAACAA GTACTGCCTATTTGCTGTAGTGAACCACAGTGGGACTATTGAGACAGGCCACTACACGGCTTATGTGCGGCAACACCGGGACCACTGGTTTAAGTGTGACGACCACCTAATCACGCGGGCCAGCCTGCAGGATGTCCTAGACTCGGAAGG
- the not gene encoding ubiquitin carboxyl-terminal hydrolase 22 isoform X2: MSAHGCPHLTTLKETKGTQAYGLIHSYFVCCVSKEARVKKAQLCSCHTCHARGPRLHACLQCVYFGCYGNRHIHEHARANQHLLAVDISYGVVYCFTCADYVYDRELEAMARKHRRRCARLLGLQEYYQHWEPSNFELDLLRRNPRRKRIANNSYIGLRGLINLGNTCFMNCIVQALTHTPLLRDYFLADRHVCQFRDDPSMCLVCEMSRLFQEFYCGKSSPHIPYRLLHLVWTHARHLAGYEQQDAHEFFIATLDVLHRHCKGTNGMSTTNPHHCNCIIDQIFTGGLQSDVVCQSCKGVSTTIDPFWDISLDLGPSSHQQQHNSSPEAEDSEPTSLLDCLERFTRPEHLGSSAKIRCGRCESYQESTKQLTMKQLPVVCSFHLKRFEHSSRFHKKISSLISFPQYLDMSPFMSGPRAPSSSSSPSKGARDTSSSSPANPAPQPCHDNKYCLFAVVNHSGTIETGHYTAYVRQHRDHWFKCDDHLITRASLQDVLDSEGYLLFYHKQILEYE, from the exons ATGAGCGCACATGGCTGTCCGCATTTGACAACTCTCAAGGAAACCAAGGGCACTCAAGCGTACGGGCTCATCCACTCTTATTTCGTCTGCTGCGTGTCGAAGGAAGCCCGTGTGAAAAAG GCCCAACTCTGCAGTTGTCACACTTGCCATGCAAGAGGTCCTCGGCTTCATGCATGTCTCCAGTGTGTGTACTTTGGCTGCTACGGGAACCGGCATATTCACGAGCATGCTCGGGCCAACCAGCATCTATTAG CTGTTGACATTTCGTATGGAGTGGTATACTGCTTCACATGTGCCGACTATGTGTACGATCGTGAACTTGAAGCCATGGCCCGTAAACATCGGCGTCGTTGCGCCAGGCTACTTG GTCTCCAAGAGTATTACCAGCACTGGGAACCCAGCAACTTCGAGTTGGACCTGCTTCGCCGGAATCCACGGAGAAAGCGCATCGCTAACAACTCCTACATAG GCCTGCGGGGGCTGATCAACCTTGGCAACACGTGCTTCATGAACTGCATTGTGCAAGCTCTGACGCACACCCCACTGCTGCGAGATTACTTCCTTGCTGACCGGCACGTCTGCCAGTTCCGCGATGACCCTTCCATGTGTCTTGTCTGTGAAATGTCAAGGCTTTTCCAAGAG TTCTACTGTGGCAAGTCAAGCCCCCACATTCCGTACCGGCTTCTCCATTTGGTCTGGACACATGCACGCCACTTGGCTGGTTACGAACAGCAAGATGCTCACGAGTTCTTCATCGCCACACTAGATGTGCTTCACCGGCATTGCAAAG GCACCAATGGGATGTCCACTACCAATCCTCACCACTGCAACTGTATCATTGATCAGATCTTCACAGGAGGGCTGCAGTCAGATGTGGTGTGCCAGTCCTGCAA GGGTGTGTCCACAACCATTGACCCATTCTGGGACATCTCCCTAGACTTGGGACCCAGTAGCCACCAGCAGCAGCACAATTCTTCCCCAG AGGCAGAAGATTCAGAACCAACTTCTCTTTTGGACTGTCTAGAAAG GTTCACCCGTCCCGAGCACCTGGGCAGTTCTGCGAAGATCCGGTGTGGGCGGTGCGAGAGCTACCAGGAGTCGACCAAGCAGCTTACCATGAAGCAGCTGCCCGTGGTGTGCAGCTTTCACCTGAAGCGCTTTGAGCACTCGTCGCGCTTCCACAAGAAGATCTCCTCGCTCATCAGCTTCCCCCAGTACCTGGACATGAGCCCTTTCATGTCAGGCCCCAGggcaccatcatcatcgtcatcaccctCCAAAGGGGCACGGGACACGTCTTCTTCGAGCCCAGCCAATCCAGCTCCTCAGCCCTGCCACGACAACAA GTACTGCCTATTTGCTGTAGTGAACCACAGTGGGACTATTGAGACAGGCCACTACACGGCTTATGTGCGGCAACACCGGGACCACTGGTTTAAGTGTGACGACCACCTAATCACGCGGGCCAGCCTGCAGGATGTCCTAGACTCGGAAGG